From the genome of Pseudomonas sp. TMP9, one region includes:
- a CDS encoding thioesterase family protein: MGFSELLQAVRDNPHAVQIPPQWAQGRASFGGLVAALVFEAMRARVPDGRPARSLAITFVGPAAPDVAISFEVDVLREGKAVSQVLGRAIQDGQVVTIVQGSFGAGRESRIAVQAEAAPQAKGVDECQEMPYIANITPEFTRYLAMRWAFGGMPFTGNPSREMGGWVRLRDQSSAEPVSEAHMLALVDAWPPAVLPHLSSPAPGSSLTWTIEFIQPMSELTTQDWCLYRAQIEHARDGYGHVAAALWSPTGELLAISRQTVAVFG, translated from the coding sequence ATGGGCTTTTCCGAGTTACTCCAGGCGGTGCGCGATAACCCGCATGCTGTGCAAATTCCCCCGCAATGGGCGCAAGGTCGTGCCAGCTTTGGCGGCTTGGTGGCAGCGTTGGTGTTCGAGGCCATGCGTGCTCGGGTACCAGATGGCCGGCCGGCACGCTCTTTGGCCATTACCTTTGTTGGCCCAGCCGCGCCAGATGTAGCGATTAGTTTTGAAGTGGACGTGCTGCGTGAAGGTAAGGCCGTCAGCCAGGTGCTGGGGCGTGCCATACAAGACGGCCAAGTGGTAACCATCGTGCAGGGCAGCTTTGGTGCTGGGCGCGAGTCGCGCATCGCGGTCCAAGCCGAGGCTGCTCCGCAGGCTAAGGGCGTGGATGAGTGCCAGGAAATGCCCTACATCGCCAACATAACCCCCGAATTTACCCGCTACCTGGCCATGCGCTGGGCGTTTGGCGGTATGCCGTTTACCGGCAATCCATCGCGGGAGATGGGCGGCTGGGTACGCCTGCGTGATCAAAGCAGCGCTGAGCCAGTGAGTGAGGCGCATATGTTGGCGCTGGTTGATGCCTGGCCACCGGCCGTGCTGCCGCATTTGAGTTCACCGGCACCGGGCAGCTCGCTGACCTGGACCATCGAGTTTATTCAACCGATGAGCGAGCTCACCACCCAAGACTGGTGCCTGTACCGTGCGCAAATCGAACATGCCCGCGACGGTTACGGCCATGTGGCTGCCGCACTTTGGTCGCCAACGGGTGAGTTGCTGGCAATCAGCCGGCAGACAGTGGCGGTGTTTGGCTGA